In the genome of Rhodothermales bacterium, the window GGCAGTGGTTGTCCAGCACGACGTCGGCGAGGTCGATGAGTTTTTTGCCGGAGGAATGCGCCGGCTTCGACTGCTCGCAGTGCGGCCGCGACACCATCGCGATGACGGGCATCCCGCGCTGTTTCGCCCCCATCGCCATCTCGACGATCAGCGGGCGGATGCCGCTCGTGGAGATCAGGATAAACGCGTCGTGCGGCCCGAACTTGAAGCCCTTGAGCAACTCCTCCGCATACCCCTCCACCTTCTCCAGATGGAGCGGTCCGCGCAACCCGTTCATCCCGATGATCGAGGCATGGTTCGATACGGCCAGTTCGACGAACGCCACGAAGCCCACGAAACCGCCCTGCCGCGGCGTGATCTCCTCGCACATCATGCGTGAATGGCCGGCGCCGAACAAAAAGACGAGCCCGCCTTTCTCGATGGCGTTTGCGCAGATCTCGGCCGCCCGGTCGATGTGGGGCTGCTGCGACGTTTCGATCTGGCGAAGCAGCGCCATGGTTTTATTGAAATAGTCCTGTCCTGCTGACATGGGTTGACAATGGATGAGGGTTTTACGGAGTCGCCGCGCGACGGACGCAAGGTACCGCAGCCGCCGGCGTCCGTCAAATGGCCGCATAGGGCTCACCATGCTGGCGGCGCAAAATCCTGCGTTTCTTACCCGTCGAATCGTACCATCGATTCGCCACCACAACCGCGGCACGCCACAACCCGCCCGGAGGCACAAGATTTTGCGTCTCTTGGTGGGGCGGCGTATGATTACTGCCTGTCCTCGGCTTGACTGGGGACCTGTCCCCAGCTCGACTGGGGGCCTGTCCTCAGCTTGATTGGGGACCCATTCCCAACCTGACTGGAGCTTGTCGCTAGCTCGACTGAGAACCCATTCCCAGCCTGATTTGCAGCAGTCCCCTCACCCGATCGAACGGATGCGTCGTTATTTCGTCTTCGCCCTCTTTCTGTCGATGGCCGCGCCGGCCTTCGCGCAGTCGCCCGACACCAACACGGTCGTCGACCCCGCGTTTTTACAGGCACTCACCTACCGCAACGTCGGTCCTTCGCGCGGCGGACGCGTCACCGCGGTGGCCGGCACCCGATCCCCCAAACCGACCCTCTATTTCGGGGCCACGGGCGGCGGCGTGTGGCGGAGCCGTAATCACGGACTGAGCTACCAGAACGTTTCGGACGGCTTTTTTTCGGTTGGATCGATCGGCGCCATCGGCGTCGCCGAGTCCGACTCCAACGTCGTCTTCGTCGGCACCGGCTCGGCGTGCATCCGGAGCAACGTATCGGCCGGCAAGGGCGTCTACCGGTCGCTCGACGCGGGCGAGACCTGGACCTTCGCCGGCCTTCCGAACGCCGGCCAGATAGGCGACCTCCTCATCGACCCCCAGGACCCGCAGCGCGTCTATGTGGCCGTCCTCGGCGATGCGTTCGGGCCGAGTCCGGAGCGCGGCGTGTACCGATCCGTCGACGGCGGCGAACATTGGGAGCGGGTGCTGTATGTGTCGGACAGCACCGGCGCCGTGGCGCTGGCCATCAATCCCCGGAAACCAACGGAGCTGTACGCCGCCATGTGGCGGGCGCAGCGCAAGCCGTGGACGATCGTCAGCGGCGGCTATGAGAGCGGGCTGTACAAGACGACCGACGGGGGCACGACGTGGAAGAAGCTGGAAAACGGCCTCCCTGCGGGCATCGTCGGAAAAATCGATGTCGACGTCTCGCCGGCCGACCCCGACCGGGTGTATGCGCTGATCGAGGCGGCCGACGGGCAGAGCGGGTTGTATCGATCGGACAACGCCGGCGAGCAGTTCGAGCGGGTTAGCACGCAGCTCAGCCTCCTGTGGCGGCCGTTCTACTACACCCATCTCACCGCCGACCCGAAAGACCCTGACGTCGTCTACGTCAGCAACGAAAGCTTTTTCCGGTCCGCCGACGGAGGCCGCACGTTTCAGTCCATCGGCACCCCGCACGGCGACCACCACGCGTTGTGGATCCATCCGGAGGACCCCGACTACCTGTTCCAGGGCAACGACGGCGGCGCGACGGTGAGCACCGACCGCGGCGTCTCGTGGTCGTCGATCTACAATCAGAACACGGCGGAGCTGTACCATGTCGTGGTGGACAACCAGTGGCCGTACTGGCTGTACGGCGAGCAGCAGGACAACACCACCATCGCCGTCCCCTCCCTCCCGCCCCAGGCGTCGCAGAGCCTGGACGCGCGGCAGCACTGGTCGGCCGTCGCCGGCTGCGAGACCGGGCCGCTCGCCATCCATCCCACCGACCCGAACATCGTCTACGGCGGATGCAAGGGGCGCTTCAGCCGGTTCAACCGGGCCACCGGGCAGGAGCAGCAATACTGGGTCTATCCGTATTTCAATTACGGCCACGCCGCCTCCGAAATGCCGTACCGGTTCCAGCGCACGGCGCCCATCGAAGTGTCGCCGCACGACCCGAAGATCATCTACACCGGATCCCAGTTCGTGCACCGCACCGCCAACGAGGGCGTCAACTGGGAGGTGATCAGCCCCGACCTCACCGCCGCCGAGCCCGACAAGCAGGGGTATTCGGGCGGCCCCATCACGCGGGACATCACCGGCGAGGAGATCTACAGCACGCTCTACCAGATTCGTGAGTCGCCGGTACGCGCCGGCGTGATCTGGACCGGTTCGAACGACGGCCTCGTCTACGTCTCCCAGGACAACGGCGCGACGTGGACGAACGTCACGCCCGACTCGCTCGCCCCGGGCGGACGCATCCAGACCATCGAGCCTTCTCCGCACTACGCCGGCCGCGTCTACTTCGCCGCCTACCGGTACATGCTGGACGACTGGCGCCCCTACATCTTCCGCAGCGACGACTACGGCGCCACCTGGACGCTCCTGACCGACGGCCGCAACGGCATTCCGGCCGATCATCCCACGCGGGTCGTACGGGAGGATCCGGACCGCGCCGGCCTGCTCTACGCCGGCACCGAGTTCGGGATGTTTGTCTCGTTCGACGACGGCGGCCACTGGCAGTCGTTCCAGCAAAACCTGCCCGCCACCCCGATCACCGACCTCCGCATCCACCGCGACGACCTCGTGATGAGCACGATGGGGCGGTCTTTCTGGATCATGGACGACCTGACGCCGCTCCGCACGCTCGTCCAGCCCGAAGCACTCCACGTCTACGCGCCGCGCGACGCCTATCGCATCCGCTTCTCGCCCCCGAGCGACCTGTTCGACGGCGCCACGCCGGAATACCCGACTTTCGGGGCCTCCATCTACTACGCGCTTCCCGACGAGCGGTACGAGCCGCTGTCGATCGACATCCTCGACGCCGCCGGCCAGACGATCCGCACCTTTTCGAGCGACACCTCCGCCGCCCCGCCACGCGACGCCGCCTTCCCGATGCACACCCACGCCGCGCGACCGGCCGAACGCGCCCGCCTTGAACGCGGCCGCGGACTGCATCGCTTCTCGTGGGATCTCGCGCACGCCGGCCCCGACGTGCTGCCCGGCCAGCGTCGCGGCGAATCGGGCCCGATGGCGGCTCCGGGGGCCTATACCGTCCGCTTCCGCCTCGGCTCGGAGACCGTGTCCGTCCCGCTGACGCTCCGTGCGGATCCACGACTGGCCGCCGATAACGTGACGCTGGCCGATATGGAGGCGCAGGTCCTGCTCATGAACCGGATTCGAGACCGAATCTCCGCCGTGCGCGATGGGATTAGCGAAATACGGGCGGTACGCAAGTCGTTGCAGGGCAACGACGAACCCCAGGCCCGACTGGTGCTGGAGCGCCTGTCTCAGATTGAAAACGCGCTGATCCAGACCGAGGCCGGCAAGGTAGGCGCGCAGCTCAAACCGATGCTGATGCGCCAGTTGACGTACCTCTACGACATGCTGTCCTACGCCGACCAGCGCCCCGGTGAAGATGCCTACCTGCGATTGACCGATATCGAGCGGGAATTGGAGCTTCACCTGGCTGAACTGAGACAGGTCGTGGACCACGAGACCCCATCCAGACCGGAGTGACGCACGATCTTGCGCCATACCCTCATCCCCACGCACGCCCGATCGCGCATTGAGCCGGCACGGTTTTAGTAAAGGTTCGATGAACCTCCTCCCCTCCGGATGCCGGCGCCCGTAGAGGCCGGCATACTACGCAACGCCCAGTGTTCGTTTGTACGATGATCACGGATGGCCGTGACGGCCGGCGTTGATGTTTTACGCATCCCTGTTCAAGATCGACCTTTGGCCGATAGGGGATCTCCCTCTCAGCCGTGGATACCATACATGCAGCTCTCCGATCCGATAGATCTCGACCCCATGGAAAACCGACTCACACCCAACGTCCTCGTCGTTGACGATAATCCGCTCCACCAGGAGTTGATGAAACACCTCCTCCGCATCCTCGGCTACCGCGCCGTGATCGTGCGATCCGGCGAGGAGGCTGTCGAAGCCATCTCCAAAGATAACTTCGTCATCGTCCTGACCGATGTGGCCATGCCCGGCATGGACGGCCTGGAAACAGCACGCCAGATCCGCAAGATCACCGGGTACGAAGAGCCGTGGATCATCGCCGTGAGCGCGATGAAATGGCCTAACGCCTACAACGAGTGTCTCGCCGCCGGCATGAACGACTACATGCTCAAGCCGGTGACGCTGGACGATCTCCGAAACACCCTCGCCCGGTACGAAGCCCCTTTAGCTAGCGCGACCTCGTAGGGTCGCGTTTTTTATCGGGGTCTCGCCCGATCGCGGCGACTTCGATGATGCGGAGTGGGGGGATGAGAGAAAACCTGGAGGCAACGCGCGTCGATGAATAAAACGCCCCCACGCTGAAGCATGGGGGCATAATGAAGATGCACGCTTTGAGCGGGCCACGAACGTCGCTCCTCCAAGCCGCCCCCATGCTTCAGCGTGGGGGCTACAACACAAGGCGCGGCGACTATCGATGGTGCGGAGTCGAGGCTCTGGCAAACCAGGAGACGACGCTCGTCGATGAATAAAAGCCCCCACGCTGAAGCATGGGGGCGTAGTGGAAATGCAGGCTTTGAGCCAGCCACGAACGTCGCTCCTCCGTGCCGCCCCCATGCTTTAGCGTGGGGGCTACAAATCAAGGCGTGGCCACGAACGTCGACTCCATGCGGCCCCCTTGCTTCAGCACGGGGGCGAACATCAAGACGCAAATTCGGGCTCAGGGCGACCTCGAGACCCTGAGGAAGCCGCCGGCCATCCTCACATCTCCGCCGCCACGCGCTCAACCTCACGCAGGACGCGCAGCAGGTTGCCCGACCACAGCTTCCCGATCTGCTCTTCCGTGTACCCGCGGCGGACCAGCTCCAGGGTCACGTTGCCCGACTCCGCCGCGTTGTTCCAGCCCGAGATGCCGCCGCCGCCATCGAAATCCGAGCTGATGCCCACGTGGTCGATGCCGATCAACTTCACGGCGTAGTCGATGTGGTCGACCACATCCTTGATCGTCGGGCCCGGATACTGCCGATCGATGGCGGCCATCTTCTGCTGGTAGCCGGCGCGCTGCGCGGCGCTCAGGTTTCGGAAAGCGCCCGGGCTGTCGATGCCGTACTCGGCGCGCAGGTCGGAGATGGCTTTGGTCTTCTCGGGCGAGTCCTTTTTGATGAAGGAATCAAGCGCCACGATATTCATGACGCCGCCCGTCTCCTTGAGCGCCAGCATCGCCTCGTCGTCCATGTTGCGGGGCACGTCGCATAGCGCCTTCACGCTCGAGTGGGAGGCGATGATGGGCGCGCGCGACACGCGGGCCGCGTGGATGGCGGCTTTTTTGGAGATGTGGGATACATCCACCATGATCCCCACCCGGTTCAGCTCGCGGACCACCTCCTCGCCGAAGGGGCTGAGCCCGCCGTGTTCCTCGCCGTTGTCGCCCAGATTTTCACGAGGGTTGGCGGAATCGGCGATGTCGTTATTTCCGTTGTGCGCCAGCGTCATGTAGCGGGCGCCGAGCTGCTGGTACTTCTCGATGAGCGAGAGGTCCTTTCCGACGACATAGCCGTTTTCGATGGCGATCAGCGAAACCAGCTTGCCGCTCTGGTGGATGCGCTCCACATCGTCGGCCGTATAAGCGATTTCGATCTCTTCAGGGTACATCTGCTCGGCCATGCGGTGGATCGCGTTGAACTTGTTCATGGCGTCCGCCTTCGCTTTTTCGTAGTTCTCGGGCGTGCGCTCCGTCTGGCCGACGTAGACGATAAAGGTCGCCA includes:
- a CDS encoding SIS domain-containing protein is translated as MSAGQDYFNKTMALLRQIETSQQPHIDRAAEICANAIEKGGLVFLFGAGHSRMMCEEITPRQGGFVGFVAFVELAVSNHASIIGMNGLRGPLHLEKVEGYAEELLKGFKFGPHDAFILISTSGIRPLIVEMAMGAKQRGMPVIAMVSRPHCEQSKPAHSSGKKLIDLADVVLDNHCPPGDCILELEGLEWRTGPTSTVTGGMIMNMLRVETAEKLLARGIKPELLPSHQFIGNDPAEEQLERFYEGYRKSLAHLYR
- a CDS encoding glycosyl hydrolase, whose product is MRRYFVFALFLSMAAPAFAQSPDTNTVVDPAFLQALTYRNVGPSRGGRVTAVAGTRSPKPTLYFGATGGGVWRSRNHGLSYQNVSDGFFSVGSIGAIGVAESDSNVVFVGTGSACIRSNVSAGKGVYRSLDAGETWTFAGLPNAGQIGDLLIDPQDPQRVYVAVLGDAFGPSPERGVYRSVDGGEHWERVLYVSDSTGAVALAINPRKPTELYAAMWRAQRKPWTIVSGGYESGLYKTTDGGTTWKKLENGLPAGIVGKIDVDVSPADPDRVYALIEAADGQSGLYRSDNAGEQFERVSTQLSLLWRPFYYTHLTADPKDPDVVYVSNESFFRSADGGRTFQSIGTPHGDHHALWIHPEDPDYLFQGNDGGATVSTDRGVSWSSIYNQNTAELYHVVVDNQWPYWLYGEQQDNTTIAVPSLPPQASQSLDARQHWSAVAGCETGPLAIHPTDPNIVYGGCKGRFSRFNRATGQEQQYWVYPYFNYGHAASEMPYRFQRTAPIEVSPHDPKIIYTGSQFVHRTANEGVNWEVISPDLTAAEPDKQGYSGGPITRDITGEEIYSTLYQIRESPVRAGVIWTGSNDGLVYVSQDNGATWTNVTPDSLAPGGRIQTIEPSPHYAGRVYFAAYRYMLDDWRPYIFRSDDYGATWTLLTDGRNGIPADHPTRVVREDPDRAGLLYAGTEFGMFVSFDDGGHWQSFQQNLPATPITDLRIHRDDLVMSTMGRSFWIMDDLTPLRTLVQPEALHVYAPRDAYRIRFSPPSDLFDGATPEYPTFGASIYYALPDERYEPLSIDILDAAGQTIRTFSSDTSAAPPRDAAFPMHTHAARPAERARLERGRGLHRFSWDLAHAGPDVLPGQRRGESGPMAAPGAYTVRFRLGSETVSVPLTLRADPRLAADNVTLADMEAQVLLMNRIRDRISAVRDGISEIRAVRKSLQGNDEPQARLVLERLSQIENALIQTEAGKVGAQLKPMLMRQLTYLYDMLSYADQRPGEDAYLRLTDIERELELHLAELRQVVDHETPSRPE
- a CDS encoding response regulator, producing MENRLTPNVLVVDDNPLHQELMKHLLRILGYRAVIVRSGEEAVEAISKDNFVIVLTDVAMPGMDGLETARQIRKITGYEEPWIIAVSAMKWPNAYNECLAAGMNDYMLKPVTLDDLRNTLARYEAPLASATS
- a CDS encoding dipeptidase; translation: MTSRNLLYRSFLLLALLLVTSGNLFAQQGPDVRSMTEAQLRAYAAGIHERVLTLDTHDDIEENFATPEVDPGVNGSRQVDLPKMREGKLDVATFIVYVGQTERTPENYEKAKADAMNKFNAIHRMAEQMYPEEIEIAYTADDVERIHQSGKLVSLIAIENGYVVGKDLSLIEKYQQLGARYMTLAHNGNNDIADSANPRENLGDNGEEHGGLSPFGEEVVRELNRVGIMVDVSHISKKAAIHAARVSRAPIIASHSSVKALCDVPRNMDDEAMLALKETGGVMNIVALDSFIKKDSPEKTKAISDLRAEYGIDSPGAFRNLSAAQRAGYQQKMAAIDRQYPGPTIKDVVDHIDYAVKLIGIDHVGISSDFDGGGGISGWNNAAESGNVTLELVRRGYTEEQIGKLWSGNLLRVLREVERVAAEM